In a genomic window of Thermodesulfobacteriota bacterium:
- a CDS encoding Ig-like domain-containing protein: MMKKFAGLKLATRIAVMAFALFFSTAVICTAADGILQVTIEKDAQNPIEGVTAYLFSESGTYLNQNQVTDSVGKVAFNLSEGSYKIRADYLGYQFWSQVYSIDGDISETFTIAHQDVAITVQGEYQGMQSLTDVPVYLFTEPGTYLSQVRTTNANGQVFFSLPQQSYKVRADYLGRQFWSDPFTWQNTPVTIPMSDAEITVTGAGLPLEGVNVYVFSSSGSYLSISNTTGSDGKVTFRLPAGAYKFRADYQSSQYWSNEEILIAGQVNPISISTGGGTLIFTVLKSPGNPLTGVNGYVFSQSGTYLGMTAVTDSNGQVAFNLSDGSYKIRVDYLGYQFWSPVYSIDGNISETFTIAHQDVTLTVQGEYQGMQPLSGVPVYLFTESGAYLNQVRTANENGQVFFNLPEQSYKVRADYLGRQFWSDPFIWQNTPVTVPMADAEITVTGAGLPLEGVNVYVFSSSGNYLSITNTTGSDGKVTFRLPAGAYKFRADYQSSQYWTNEETLIAGQVNPISISSGGGILTFTALKSPGNPLSGVNGYVFSEAGTYLGMTATTDSNGQVAFNLSDGNYKIRVDYMGYQFWSPVYSVTGDMSETFTIAHQDVILTVQGEYQGMQPLADLPVYLFTESGAYQSQSQTTDGNGQVVFNLPQQSYKVRADYLGRQFWSDPFTWQNTQVTIDEGIAEIHITRSGSDVSGARVYLFSETGSYLSRFETTDATGKVQFLLPNRTYKFRADEGSDQTWSSDILIAAGTVNNVSIDFSPVSVTIDADPESIHTGQSSTLTWSSTNADSATIDQGIGTVPVSGSTAVSPTETTTYTITVTGTQGSAVASTTVTVTNNPPIAVDDLASTDEDTPITAIEVLVNDSDPDDDTISISDFTQPSHGTTGSNGDGTLTYTPDADYNGSDSFTYTITDGTAESAPATVNVTINPVNDPPVANAGTDQSVNTGDTVNLDGTLSSDVDGNNLNYQWSFVTLPSGSSAALSDPAAANPTFTADVAGTYELQLVVNDGTVDSPPDMVTITATDVILYPPTISIIEPDGVGDVAHTAFTVRWNDADPDTNASIALYYDTNSSGADGTLIVGGLSENPDSAADDSYVWNTGGLPDASYYIYAVIDDGVHDPVVNYSSGVVTIDHTYPAVTEEKQTAGDLSRSEHAVAIDGDSAIAAKIGAVSFYQRSGTEWIEQSEFTSAELGIDTISIQADIDGEIFVCNEPAIPSGQVIELNTNPIANFFNLRIGHNLSDGDILITSIELFMNDTWILKNSDIDWDGYDIYYQPEEGWVIPADSFFGADLVSRFGWGPGNMATKMRITFEKRGTSMSDFDTSVAISGDFAVMGMPFYGFVSPVLSPGCAFVFKREGATWVFHSKLTPIDEPENGYFGHSVAIDGNTIAVGGPETGDSYTGAVYIFKFNGAYWAQEAKLFASDAASGSSFGCSVGLSSDSLIVGACQAMYDGIQSGAAYVFAFDGNNWVEQAKLGPDSPSSTSYFGGSVDIDGDTVLIGSKNATNGGVHSGLAYVFNRNGSTWSQQALLTSGDAAEGDTFGQSVSVSGDHAIIGAPKAYNGGFQWGAAYLFKRNGVFWEELAKLVPTDTTEYISFAHAVSIDGDTTMVGRLKFEELEDEGSVYFYTIPAVSVKLAAEPESSPDGQFTLTWESENADTCVIEPGVGTVAANGSTPVTVTDTTTFTITATGIYGTATDEVTVRVGVPQPTVSISSDQTDIAAGETVNLSWTSTGAASVSIEPGIGNVALNGGTTVSPVNTTTYTITASGPGGLAADTVAINVVPKPSVALTTDPYSIYIGESIMLYWDTDYADSATIDQGIGSVNLSGSMTIYPTESTTYTLTAIGPGGTSSVSTYVTVQCPPPGVTLTADPETIYEGESSTLTWNTTYTDSVTIEPDVGSVGLNGNTLVSPTVTTDYTLTAAGPCGSTQRSVTITVRKPPGIYYEYDALGRIIKIIRIPKQILE, from the coding sequence ATGATGAAAAAATTCGCCGGATTAAAACTTGCAACGCGAATAGCTGTTATGGCTTTTGCATTGTTTTTCTCCACTGCTGTCATATGCACAGCGGCTGACGGTATTTTGCAGGTGACCATAGAAAAAGACGCCCAAAATCCCATAGAGGGGGTTACAGCATATCTGTTTAGCGAAAGCGGAACCTATCTTAACCAAAACCAGGTTACCGATTCAGTCGGAAAGGTGGCGTTCAATCTCTCTGAAGGATCATATAAAATTCGTGCCGATTATCTCGGCTACCAGTTTTGGAGCCAGGTATATTCAATTGACGGTGATATCTCCGAAACCTTCACCATCGCACACCAGGATGTTGCTATCACGGTTCAGGGCGAATACCAGGGTATGCAATCGCTTACCGATGTGCCGGTTTATCTTTTCACCGAACCAGGTACCTACCTAAGCCAGGTTCGAACCACCAATGCAAATGGCCAAGTATTCTTTAGCCTGCCCCAGCAATCCTACAAGGTCCGGGCCGACTATCTGGGCCGGCAGTTCTGGTCCGATCCCTTTACCTGGCAAAACACACCGGTCACCATACCCATGTCTGATGCTGAAATTACGGTTACCGGAGCCGGTCTTCCTTTGGAAGGGGTGAATGTATATGTTTTTTCATCCTCAGGTTCTTATCTTAGTATTTCGAATACAACGGGCAGCGACGGTAAAGTGACTTTCCGACTTCCTGCAGGTGCTTACAAGTTCCGAGCGGATTACCAGTCCAGCCAGTATTGGAGTAATGAAGAAATCCTTATCGCCGGTCAGGTCAATCCCATCAGTATTTCTACAGGCGGCGGCACATTGATCTTTACGGTGTTAAAATCGCCGGGAAACCCTCTTACCGGGGTGAATGGATACGTTTTTAGTCAATCAGGAACCTACCTGGGCATGACTGCCGTCACGGACTCAAACGGTCAGGTTGCCTTTAATCTTTCAGACGGCAGTTACAAAATCCGGGTGGACTACCTGGGCTACCAGTTCTGGAGCCCGGTGTATTCAATTGATGGTAATATCTCCGAAACCTTCACCATCGCACACCAGGATGTCACCCTCACGGTTCAGGGCGAGTACCAGGGCATGCAGCCTCTGTCCGGTGTACCGGTTTATCTTTTTACCGAATCAGGCGCCTACCTGAACCAGGTTCGAACCGCCAATGAAAATGGTCAGGTATTCTTTAACCTGCCTGAACAATCCTACAAGGTCCGGGCCGACTATCTGGGCCGGCAGTTCTGGTCCGATCCCTTTATCTGGCAAAACACACCGGTCACCGTACCCATGGCTGATGCCGAAATTACGGTTACCGGAGCCGGTCTTCCTTTGGAAGGGGTGAATGTATATGTTTTTTCATCCTCAGGCAATTATCTTAGTATTACGAATACAACGGGCAGCGACGGTAAAGTGACTTTCAGACTTCCTGCAGGTGCTTATAAGTTCAGAGCGGATTACCAGTCCAGCCAGTACTGGACCAATGAAGAAACCCTTATCGCCGGCCAGGTCAATCCTATCAGTATTTCTAGCGGCGGCGGCATATTGACATTTACTGCCTTAAAATCACCGGGAAACCCACTTTCCGGGGTGAATGGTTATGTATTCAGCGAAGCAGGCACCTACCTAGGCATGACTGCCACCACGGATTCAAATGGCCAGGTTGCCTTTAATCTTTCAGACGGCAATTACAAAATCCGAGTGGACTACATGGGTTACCAGTTCTGGAGCCCGGTGTATTCAGTTACCGGCGACATGTCTGAAACCTTCACCATCGCACACCAGGATGTGATCCTCACGGTTCAGGGTGAGTACCAAGGAATGCAGCCCCTGGCCGATCTACCGGTTTATCTTTTCACCGAATCAGGCGCCTACCAGAGCCAAAGCCAGACAACCGACGGCAATGGTCAGGTTGTATTTAACCTGCCCCAGCAATCCTACAAGGTACGGGCCGACTATTTGGGCCGGCAATTCTGGTCCGATCCCTTTACCTGGCAAAACACACAGGTCACCATTGACGAGGGTATCGCCGAGATTCACATTACCCGGTCCGGATCAGACGTAAGCGGTGCCAGGGTCTATCTGTTCAGCGAAACCGGAAGCTATCTGAGCAGGTTTGAAACAACGGACGCTACCGGTAAGGTTCAATTTCTCCTTCCCAACCGCACCTATAAATTCCGGGCGGATGAAGGAAGCGATCAAACCTGGAGTTCCGATATTCTTATTGCAGCAGGTACGGTCAACAACGTTAGCATCGATTTTTCTCCCGTTAGCGTGACCATCGATGCAGACCCGGAGAGCATTCATACGGGCCAAAGCTCCACTTTGACATGGAGCTCCACCAATGCCGATAGTGCGACCATCGATCAGGGCATCGGTACTGTTCCAGTAAGTGGGTCGACAGCTGTCTCACCCACTGAAACCACCACCTATACCATTACAGTGACAGGCACTCAGGGTTCGGCTGTAGCAAGCACGACGGTTACCGTTACCAATAACCCACCAATAGCTGTAGACGATTTAGCATCTACAGATGAAGATACGCCCATTACCGCCATTGAAGTGCTGGTCAACGACAGCGATCCGGATGACGATACGATCAGCATCAGCGATTTTACCCAGCCGTCTCACGGAACGACCGGCAGCAACGGCGATGGAACGCTGACTTACACTCCGGATGCGGACTATAACGGCAGTGACAGTTTTACCTATACCATCACCGACGGCACGGCCGAATCGGCTCCAGCCACAGTAAACGTCACCATTAACCCTGTTAATGATCCGCCTGTGGCCAATGCCGGTACGGATCAAAGCGTAAACACAGGTGACACGGTTAACCTGGATGGCACCTTATCCTCAGATGTGGATGGCAACAACCTGAACTACCAATGGTCGTTTGTCACACTACCCTCCGGAAGCAGTGCCGCTCTTTCGGATCCTGCCGCAGCCAATCCAACCTTTACAGCCGATGTTGCCGGCACCTATGAATTGCAGCTTGTGGTCAACGACGGAACGGTGGATAGCCCGCCGGACATGGTAACGATTACCGCTACAGATGTAATCCTTTATCCTCCGACGATATCGATCATCGAGCCAGACGGAGTGGGCGATGTGGCCCATACTGCATTTACCGTTCGCTGGAACGACGCTGATCCTGATACGAACGCTTCCATTGCTTTATACTATGATACGAATAGCAGTGGTGCAGACGGTACCCTGATCGTTGGCGGATTGAGCGAAAATCCGGATTCCGCCGCAGACGATTCCTATGTATGGAATACCGGAGGACTGCCTGATGCCTCATACTATATTTATGCGGTCATTGATGATGGTGTGCATGATCCTGTAGTGAACTACAGCAGCGGTGTAGTCACCATCGATCATACTTATCCTGCTGTAACGGAAGAGAAACAGACTGCAGGCGATTTATCAAGAAGTGAACACGCCGTTGCGATTGACGGCGATAGCGCAATAGCAGCCAAAATTGGGGCTGTGTCTTTTTACCAGCGCAGTGGCACCGAGTGGATCGAACAGTCCGAGTTTACTTCTGCTGAATTGGGCATAGATACAATATCTATTCAGGCCGATATTGATGGCGAAATTTTTGTCTGTAATGAACCGGCTATCCCTAGCGGTCAGGTAATCGAATTAAATACAAATCCGATAGCCAACTTTTTCAATCTACGTATCGGACATAACCTTAGTGATGGCGATATCCTTATTACTTCCATTGAATTGTTTATGAACGACACTTGGATATTGAAAAATTCAGATATTGATTGGGATGGGTATGATATTTATTATCAACCTGAGGAAGGTTGGGTCATTCCGGCAGATTCCTTTTTTGGCGCTGATTTGGTAAGTCGTTTTGGGTGGGGTCCCGGAAATATGGCGACAAAAATGCGGATTACCTTTGAAAAGCGGGGAACTTCTATGAGCGATTTTGATACATCGGTGGCCATCAGTGGTGATTTTGCCGTTATGGGCATGCCTTTTTACGGGTTTGTCAGCCCGGTACTCAGTCCAGGGTGTGCCTTTGTATTCAAGCGTGAAGGCGCAACCTGGGTGTTTCACTCCAAACTGACACCGATTGATGAACCGGAAAATGGCTATTTCGGTCATTCGGTGGCCATAGACGGTAACACTATTGCTGTAGGTGGTCCTGAAACAGGTGATAGCTATACCGGTGCGGTTTATATATTCAAATTTAACGGGGCATACTGGGCCCAAGAGGCGAAACTGTTTGCCTCTGACGCTGCTTCCGGGAGTAGTTTTGGTTGTAGTGTTGGCCTCAGTAGTGATTCTCTCATTGTCGGAGCATGTCAGGCAATGTATGACGGTATTCAGTCCGGCGCCGCATATGTGTTTGCCTTTGATGGCAACAATTGGGTCGAACAGGCCAAACTGGGCCCCGATTCTCCATCGAGCACTTCCTATTTCGGAGGGTCGGTTGATATCGACGGCGATACGGTTCTTATCGGATCTAAAAATGCAACCAACGGAGGCGTGCATAGCGGTCTGGCATACGTATTCAACCGAAACGGTTCGACTTGGTCACAACAGGCGTTGCTAACTTCCGGTGATGCTGCCGAAGGCGATACCTTTGGACAATCGGTATCCGTTTCCGGCGATCATGCGATCATTGGTGCACCTAAAGCTTACAACGGTGGTTTCCAATGGGGTGCTGCCTATCTATTTAAGCGAAATGGCGTCTTTTGGGAAGAACTTGCCAAACTGGTTCCGACAGATACAACCGAATACATATCTTTCGCTCATGCCGTATCAATTGATGGGGATACGACCATGGTGGGCAGGCTCAAGTTCGAGGAACTGGAAGACGAAGGCTCTGTATATTTCTATACCATTCCTGCCGTTTCCGTAAAACTGGCTGCCGAACCCGAATCATCCCCAGATGGTCAATTTACTCTGACTTGGGAGTCTGAAAATGCTGATACTTGTGTCATTGAACCGGGAGTCGGTACGGTTGCCGCAAATGGTTCAACACCGGTCACTGTCACCGACACCACCACCTTTACCATTACGGCTACCGGTATTTATGGCACAGCAACGGATGAAGTCACCGTGCGGGTGGGTGTACCGCAACCAACGGTGAGTATCAGCTCCGACCAGACAGATATTGCTGCCGGTGAGACTGTTAACCTATCATGGACATCCACCGGTGCTGCATCCGTAAGTATTGAGCCCGGCATCGGGAATGTGGCGTTAAACGGTGGAACTACCGTATCTCCTGTAAACACCACCACATACACTATTACTGCCTCCGGCCCAGGTGGGCTTGCCGCTGACACTGTAGCAATAAATGTAGTTCCGAAGCCCTCAGTGGCACTCACGACAGATCCATATTCTATTTACATCGGTGAATCCATAATGCTCTATTGGGATACGGATTACGCAGATTCAGCCACTATTGATCAAGGAATCGGTAGTGTGAACCTATCCGGTTCCATGACGATTTATCCGACCGAGTCCACCACATATACCCTGACTGCCATCGGCCCGGGTGGAACATCTTCCGTAAGCACCTATGTAACGG